A segment of the Zingiber officinale cultivar Zhangliang chromosome 8B, Zo_v1.1, whole genome shotgun sequence genome:
ACTAAACAAACCCGGCGACGGAGCGAGCCCATCCGGGTCACCCCCGGTCCGGATTGGGCCACGTGTAAGCTCCATAGGGATTCAGTACATCCGAAGAGCCTCTCTCTCTCCTTGACGTGTACAAGAAACCGAAACCGCCTTCTTGATCGGTGTATAACCACTGCTCTCGCTCTCTCTCTCCTCGATCTCTCTTCGCTGGCTTCCTCCTCCAAATCCACTTCGCCGGAGCGAGATCGACCGCCTCCGGCAAGATCCGAGAAGAAAGAAAACGACGAACAACCCCTCCAATAAGCCTTCGGATTCCTTTGGCTTTCTCCCCCGCTTGGCTCGAGATCCCGGAGCCAAGCCCCGATCCAGGTGACTTTCCTTCGATGTCTGATTCTTTCTCTCTATGGATTTCCTCTTAGTCTTCTCCCTGCGTATTTTAGCTCGGTGGATGAGGTTTCGTCGTGGTTATGTGTAGGCCGGTGGAGCGATCGGGGAGAAGAGTATGACCTCGCCTAGGAAAGAGGGGTTCTTAACGGAGGGGCAGCGGGAGACGCTGAAGCTTGCTGCTTCCAACGCTGATGCGATTTTATCATCACCAAGATCTCCTAATAAGCTGGTGCTCCCTGAACTCTACAGCAAGGCTGGTGGAGGCGGGCCGAGATCTCCTACGGCCAGCGGGAGACGTGTGCGCCGTTCGCACTCAGGGAAGTTTGTGCGGGTGAAGAAGGGTGAGTCTGTTACTTGGAATTTTCGGTGGGTAAATTCAGAACTGCGCGAAACGGATACTAAATCTAAATGCTTAATatgattgttattttattttctgctaGAAAGAGGCACGCCTGGTAATTATTCTGCGAATCTATGAacttgattttttaaataaactcAAAGGTAGAATCTACGAGGTTCGATTGAGAATCTGAGTTTTGATGGATTGTCTATACTTCTCTCTTAACACTTAAGACAGTTGAATCACCTATCGACAGATAAAGATGTAGTTTTTTCGGAATGAGATTTTTGCATAATTCACTTATTTATCCGATTTATTAGAACTATGGTTGACTAATTGAGTACGAGGAATGAAACAAGCTTTGACTGCGTGAAAATCATGAATGAATCTGGAAACAACCAGACTGTTTTCATTCCTCATATAAACAGTCTTATGTATCTAAACTGCGATTCCTGTTTTGGACATAAGTTTCTAGTTAATGAATCATTGAGGACTGAAATTGGAaggctgttgcaagacattgttcATCTGTCCGTTGTATTGTTCTGCAAATCTTTTCCTCATCTGTGACTGTTTGTCATTCTTGACATGATTTGGTTCCCTGAACATAGAAGGTTGTAGACTCTAGTTAATACATCATGGGAAGCTAAAGGCTGAAAATGCAATTATGTCACTATTCTGCAAAAAGGTGCGCACGACTGATGTTCAAATTGCTTCCATATTTAACAAGCCATGAGAAAAAACAGTCAGCATATTGTAATAAGGCTGTGGCCAATGCCTGCGTTTGATAGAGCGAATACAGCCAGCCAACCTCACTCCCCATCCAAGCCAAGAAATGATGCCGTAACTCAGATCTTAATCTCCAATATTTCAAAACAATAATGATATCACAGCTTGTTGGCTGCACTTTCTAATGCATTTCTAATTGTTTGTTCATTGGCATCACACATTAACGTGAGGATGGTACATCCTGTCTTAGTAATGGTTTTATTTTATCACAAGTCATATCTGTTAACCTACAGAGAAATATTTGCAAATTATTGATATGCGAGATCCTTAAACAGTCTGAAACATCAACTATGCATTTTATCATATACCTACACGTTTCTCgctaacaacaaaattatcatcatTCCCATGGGATAGATATTGTGCAATCATTTTTTAGTTTTCCCCATGGTAAGATTTTCCTGAATATCCTAGAAGCCTGGATTCTATTAAAGTTGCCTTTCTAGCATGGGCAAGATTTGATACATTTACTTTCAATATCACTTAATATTACATTTTCTTGAATGAACTTTTCTATTGTTCATTACTAAATCAGTAGAAAATCAGTTTCAATGTGATTATATCTGTTTATAGCTCCTGATAAATACCTTTATGAACTGAGCGAGTTCTAGTAGATTGTGTTTGACCTTGAAGATTCATtgcatactcttttctcttgtgaGCTCGTCATTTAATGATTATATTTTTATTCctgaaacatttttttttcatttcatgtACCACTTTATGCCAACAACATAAACTTAATAACTGTCTTCCTAAATTGGTTAATGGTTGACTTAATGCGGTCATGTTAGGTGCCGTAATTGCTTCTATGACTGGTGTTTAATTTTGCTGCCTATGTTGATTCTGGGTTTGTATGATGATGTCATCCTccttgatttttattttattttattttcttgtagATGCTTTCTAGAGAAGTATGGATTAAAAAATGTAAGAATTAGGATAATCTTTCTCAATATAAGTAAATTATTGGTAGGAAATCATGATCCTATCATCCAATTTGATGACCACATTACCATTAAGACTAGGGGGCCAGGCcatgatttttttatttgtttttttatagATGATTTTATTATGGATAAAAGGTGGATGTTCATTTTCAGGAAAATTAACCAAATATAATTGGTCTAATTGAATGACTTTTATGGTTTATCTGTCAATCTCCTACTACAGTCAGTGCTGCTTAGACAATCTTCTGACATGTTATATTTTTCATTGATAAGTGATTCAAGTTATGTTGAATATGTTTAGTATGTCCAATTTCACCTGATCGGCTACTCTAATGAATCATATGTTGTATCTGCCCATCTACCAAGCTACCACCTCATTCCATGCCAAGCTAATTGCCTCTCAAGTTCTCTGATGTTACAACACAAACTGTTGCACCTAAGCCAATCCAACAATTGATGTAGAGAACTTGGATCTTAGTCAAAATTCAACACTAACGGATGTATCAACCATGCTGGTGTAAaacaaacttgaaaaaaaaaaatttttgactTATAAATTACATTCAACTAAAGCAAGACTTCACGAATTTATTAGTACCTTTTGTTTGTGAAGATCTATTATGAAATCTTGACTGGTCGTGGTCGTCTTTGGAAATATTCTGGCTGGTACTTCCCAAGTGACTCTATGATTCAGTAGGTTGCTTGAAGCAAACCCTCATGTTTTTCCTACTAATAGAATGCTATCAATTGTTGCTTCATATATCTTAATGACAGGATAACCCTATCTAATGTTCTCAAAACTTCAGGTCCTAAATCGTAGACTATGGTGGCTTTAATTCGATAAGTTTGAAGCACATAACTAATGCCCATTGAGTTGTACCAATTTGTTTCTTTTTACTGAGAAAATATTCAACTGGTAGGCTGACACTAATGTTTACttgaatgattttattttatacaTTTTAAGTAGCCTACTCTGTGCCATAATGTGTTTACTAGACACTAGGTTCATTTAGgcttattaatttctataatatgGTAGGAATTCCCTCCCCCCTCAGTTGATTTTCTCATAATTCCATGTGTTAGTTCTACCTCTGATTTTTGGGATTTTGCTGGAATTGTACATGAGTAGCCTTGATTAAACTCGATGAAGTTTCTTGAGTTcttgatatttaaaatatcatGCATGCTATTTCTTTGATTTTTATTTGTCACATATAGAAGGATGAATGGATTTGTTTGGTAACTGTATGGTTTTCCGTAATTGGTCAATAAACATTTAAGTCATGCACCATGTACATTTGAATGATTGTCGTTCTTTTGGtgtgtttttaaaattatttattcacCTACCATTTGGCATGTTCTAATTTCTATGATGTGGTTGTTGATTTAGATGGTGCTGGTGGTAAAGGTACATGGGGCAAACTCATGGATACTGATCCTGGTTCTCGCATTGATCGGAATGATCCTAACTATGATAGTGGTGAGGTATGAGTTCATCTGTTTAATATCTTTTTTAATGTCCACATGACTACTTTTACTTCATATGCATGCATAGAATATATTTTATCCTGGGCGCCCAATTTGGGCACACGGACCAGGTTTGGGCCGGGTGCCGCGAGCTATGAGGGTCACCCACCCTGGTCACCCAAATTGGGTGCCCAGGGTAACaaatctctctttctctctctatcTATATAGCCCTCAGGATTATGGTGTGGTAAGGACGCTCAGTTGTCTTCCAAGCACCCACGGTTTGATTCCCAATTATGACGTACTTATACGGATTTTTACTCCAAATGGGATTTGCAACTAAgggatgctgggcttctgggcCGCCTGCTGCTAGTGATTCCCAAATTATTCTGGTGGCGGTAGGAAATTTCCGTGGGGCCGGGCCGGTCACCCCAGGCTCAACGTTACCcaacctggttaatcattttATATATATCCCATTTATGATAGTGGAGAGGTAGAAGTCCACCTTATTTAACATCGTCTTTTAGGTCACATAGACAATCTATTACTTTGTATGCATGTATGTATCTGTATATATGTTTGTGTAGTGTTTTGTTTCACATTCATTAGTTTCTTGGTGTAATAACATAATTTTGTGCAGCACAAACAAACATGTCTGGGGATAACACTTCCATTTGTGTACACTTATGCAATTTCAGGAACCATATGAACTTGTTGGTGCAACTATTTCAAATCCCATAGATGAGTATAAAAAGTCTGTGGTGACAATCATTGAGGAGTATTTCACCACTGGTGATGTTGCATTGGCTGCCACTGATCTTAGAGATCTTGGATCTGCTGAGTACCATCATTTATTTGTCAAGAAACTTATTTCCATGGCAATGGACAGACACGATAAGGAGAAAGAGATGGCTTCTGTTTTGCTATCTGCTTTGTATGCTGATCTGATAAGTTCGTCTGAGATTAGCCGAGGGTTCTCTATGTTACTTGAGACTGTTGATGATTTGGCACTTGACATCATTGATGCAGTTGATGTACTGGCCTTATTCATAGCCCGTGCAGTTGTTGATGACATACTACCTCCTGCTTTTCTCACTAAAGCAAAGAGGACAATTTCTGAAGTCTCTAAAGGTTTTCAGGTGATTGAGACTGTTGAAAAAAGTTATCTCTCAGCTCCCCACCATGCTGAATTGGTTGAGCGACGATGGGGTGGTACCATTCATATTACCGTTGAAGAAGTCAAGAAGAAGATCACAGATTTGCTGAGGGAATATATTGAGAGTGGAGACACGCTAGAGGCTTGTAGGTGCATAAGAGAGCTTGGAGTCTCATTCTTCCATCATGAGGTTGTGAAACGAGCTCTGACTCTAGCGATGGAAATTCCAACATCTGAACCTCTTATACTGAAGCTGTTAAAAGAAGCGGCTGAAGAATGCCTAATCAGCTCTAGTCAGATGATCAAGGGATTCTCTCGGCTTGCGGACAGCCTCGATGACCTATCTCTGGATATTCCCACTGCGAAATCCTTGTTCCAGATGATAGTGCCAAAAGCAATTTCTGATGGATGGCTTGATCCGTCTTTCTTGAAGTCCAATGATACAGATCAAGATCACAACGACAATGGTGATGAGAAGTTGAGGAAGTacaaggaagaagcttctactatCATACTCGAATACTTTCTCTCTGATGACATACCAGAACTTATTAGAAGCCTTGAAGAATTAGCTGCTTCAGAGTATAAtcctgttttcatcaagaaactGGTTACACTTGCAATGGACCGGAAGAACAGGGAGAAGGAGATGGTCTCTGTATTGTTATCTGCACTTGCCATGGAGTTATTCTCTAGCGATGACATTGTTAATGGATTCATCATGCTGCTCCTGTCTGCGGAGGACACAGCATTGGACATTTTGGATGCCTCAAATGAGCTGGGGCTATTCCTTGCAAGGGCAGTAATCGATGATGTCTTAGCACCCCTCAATTTAGAGGAGATTTGTAAGAAGCTTCCTCACAATTCAAGTGGGAGTGAAACCGTACGCATGGCTCGCTCACTTGTATCTGCTCGACATGCCGGTGAGAGACTCCTTAGATGCTGGGGTGGTGGCACTGGCTGGGCTGTGGAAGACGCAAAGGACAAGATAATTAAGCTGCTGGAGGAATACGAGAGCGGGGGTGACATTGGAGAAGCGTGCCAGTGCATCCGTGATATAGGAATGCCTTTTTTCAATCATGAAGTGGTGAAGAAAGCATTGGTTATGGcaatggagaagaagaaaaatgtCAGGCTTCTGGACTTGCTGCAGGAGTGTTTCAGCGAAGGGTTGATCACCATTCACCAAATGACGAAAGGGTTCTCTAGGGTTAGAGATGGGCTCGAAGATATTGCTCTTGACATTCCCAATGCAGACGAGAAGTTCAAAGCATACGTGGACCATGCTAGGAAGCATGGATGGCTTCTGACATCCTTTTAGGCGTTGTATCTTTCATGCCAGATGCAGAAAGGCATTACAGTTTGTTGTAGAAACAACTCCTTGCTTCTCTCTCTCATGTGCCGTTTCACGATGTTGTCTTTCCTTGGTTTAATTGTTAGTATAATACAGTGGATTAGAATCAGATCTTACATATGCATCTTGTGCTTTTAAGATAACATTTTGGTTTGTTCTTCGAGATATGAGGTTTAGTTGGACATTTTAGTGTGGTCGTAGGGCTGACAATTTCATAAAGAGATGTGCATAGTTTGTCCGTAAAGCTCCACAATCAGCTTCGCTTAGAAATCTTGTTAAATTATGTTTCTAATGCTGGACAGGTCGCCTCAAATATGCATATCTCTTGTCACATTTCCTTGAAATCAGAAAGGTACTTATTTTGACCTTTTTCTTATAGGGGCATCAAATTAGTGTACAAATTTACAATGTATATTTTCACCATCTAATAGAATAACAGATTGTAGGAGAAGAAGCGAATGCAAGTTTTGGCGTAAAATAGATAAAGACGACCAAACTGGCTTCACCATATCGTATTGGTTTGGTTCAAGCTGAATCAAGTGGCTCAGGTATCAAAAGAGCAGTTTAAAGTTAGATTCTTTAAAACACCATTGTTACAATATTCTTTAACATGGTTGACtgaagataaataaattttataatattaaacTTAGAATATATTTATTATTCATTTTCAACTTGGCCCCTATAGCTCAGTGGTAGAGCGTCAGTTTTGTAAACTGAAGGTCTGTAGTTCGATCCTGCATGGGGGCATTCGcggttttatttataaaaaaggTACCTGTAGGGACAATTTTGAcgcattaaaattttaattttgcgtCAGAAAAATAACTAATTGAAAATGTTGCAATAGCGACTAATAATCCTTGTcacaatttaaaaattttaagatatttttaattaattttgaatatttacgactattttttattttatataattatatCACACAGTATACGCGTACTGGTTTTAAGTAAAAAGATATGGGTTGGATTTCTACCCAGTGCAAATAAACGCAGTgaacaaattattttttattgatgtcaatttctttataatatttttaaaattagaaataaattatctattttattaaatttagataattaatttttactatacattatattatttatcataaaatttttattatctttattttattattattttctcttttttattttattattatttttttctccttaTGTAATATCTTTAGAATGGATAGGGTAGttgatataaatttttttacgtaaaatataaaaattaaattaaattttatatttagagAAATCGACATAGATGCCCATGATCTATTTCTATTTTTCGAATTTATTGGatggttgataaaaaattttgtaaaaataaatattaatcaagTAAAACTAATACACAAAGGGGGCATCGTAAAGGCCTAGAGGAGCATTATATTTAGGCGGCGTTTGGTTGAtaggaatgaatttatttctaaattttatgtttggttgatAGGAATGGAATTGAGATTTTAAAATGAAATCCAAAAACTTGAGTGTTGttgaaactcacctcttctctcttttgataagaatgaaaataaaaatttaattttggataaaaatacccttaatatatttgttcagtTTTTTCTTCCATTTTACTCTCTCTCCTTGTTTTTTCTTAttatactttctctttcctcattttatcGTACTTGCTCTCTCAACAAaccttctctctcatcacatattcTCTATCATTTTATCTCTATATTATTTCTCATTACACACtttttctccttattttctctctctttattctcttttatcacactttctctctcattatacactctcttctcatttttttcattacaatttctctctcatcaatctctcctatcatactctctctcctcattttctttcattatatttctcattttctttcattatattttctctctcatcgtactttatTTCTCCTcaatcttttctcattttctctcatcatactttccctctcattatacttttttttctcctttatttctcctatcacgctctctctcaccacacttttcctttcttcaattttttcccatcatattttctctttaatcacactttttctcttatcattctctctcatcatattcaaCTTTCTCCCACgtctaattttttcttttatttttctctaaaggtaaaaaagaaaatttaggttcatttcgattgaaaatattcaactaactaaaaattatttttaagaataataTAAGTTCATatccattctcattccataatactataagggtgcgtttggttcggggttattcttgataaccttggttatccatccaaggttatcagcaaaaaccttgtttggtttaggtattcgatgattcccgagtaatgttccatacccgacacgtcagcaaaagggtcatgcagcccggaatcggaaaacctcagaaaactaaggtttttcttgattccgaggttaacgaattttttttaccaaaaataccctccgataagaaaaaacatgaaaaaaagagaaaaaaaatgtaaaaaaaatattaaaaaatgtaaaaaaataataaaaaatgtttagaaaaatttaaaaatttattttttaaaaaataaaaattttaaaatttttttaaaaatttattttttaaaataaaaaataaaaaaatttaaaaaatttaaaaataaaataaattaattaaaattaaaatttaaaaatgtaaaaaataaaaaaatataaat
Coding sequences within it:
- the LOC122017885 gene encoding MA3 DOMAIN-CONTAINING TRANSLATION REGULATORY FACTOR 1-like — its product is MTSPRKEGFLTEGQRETLKLAASNADAILSSPRSPNKLVLPELYSKAGGGGPRSPTASGRRVRRSHSGKFVRVKKDGAGGKGTWGKLMDTDPGSRIDRNDPNYDSGEEPYELVGATISNPIDEYKKSVVTIIEEYFTTGDVALAATDLRDLGSAEYHHLFVKKLISMAMDRHDKEKEMASVLLSALYADLISSSEISRGFSMLLETVDDLALDIIDAVDVLALFIARAVVDDILPPAFLTKAKRTISEVSKGFQVIETVEKSYLSAPHHAELVERRWGGTIHITVEEVKKKITDLLREYIESGDTLEACRCIRELGVSFFHHEVVKRALTLAMEIPTSEPLILKLLKEAAEECLISSSQMIKGFSRLADSLDDLSLDIPTAKSLFQMIVPKAISDGWLDPSFLKSNDTDQDHNDNGDEKLRKYKEEASTIILEYFLSDDIPELIRSLEELAASEYNPVFIKKLVTLAMDRKNREKEMVSVLLSALAMELFSSDDIVNGFIMLLLSAEDTALDILDASNELGLFLARAVIDDVLAPLNLEEICKKLPHNSSGSETVRMARSLVSARHAGERLLRCWGGGTGWAVEDAKDKIIKLLEEYESGGDIGEACQCIRDIGMPFFNHEVVKKALVMAMEKKKNVRLLDLLQECFSEGLITIHQMTKGFSRVRDGLEDIALDIPNADEKFKAYVDHARKHGWLLTSF